A single window of Streptomyces aquilus DNA harbors:
- a CDS encoding cell division protein SepF, with amino-acid sequence MNSHDVTDEQWEGLAQVVPLRGRDAWPSAVDHRAMSEAPTEPRRRFVVLRVNVFGDAREVAETLMAGIPVLLDLTGAEGETAKRVLDFSTGVVFGLSSGMHRVDRNVFLLTPPGTEVSGLMEGAGASGV; translated from the coding sequence GTGAACAGCCACGACGTCACCGATGAACAGTGGGAAGGGCTCGCCCAGGTCGTTCCGTTGCGGGGCCGGGACGCCTGGCCGTCCGCGGTGGACCACCGGGCCATGTCGGAGGCGCCCACGGAGCCGCGCCGCCGCTTCGTCGTGCTCCGGGTCAATGTGTTCGGGGACGCCCGCGAGGTCGCCGAGACGCTCATGGCGGGCATTCCGGTGCTGCTGGACCTGACCGGCGCGGAGGGCGAGACCGCCAAGCGGGTCCTCGACTTCAGCACGGGCGTCGTGTTCGGCCTGTCCAGCGGGATGCACCGGGTCGACCGGAACGTGTTCCTGCTGACCCCGCCCGGCACCGAGGTGAGCGGGTTGATGGAGGGGGCTGGGGCTTCGGGGGTGTGA
- a CDS encoding AAA family ATPase: MAVPSAFSACSVPVVSADPVVPSQGRARHAETSSAFPEFPASSDHRLLRPHLTELRLSAFASHRGAAFPLGPFTLLAGPSGSGKTSALRAYEALARLGAGAELGEVFTDPRAWVPERARPDAQRRRGFRIGCTADGPEGPVRLDVAVQAEPDLRIVGERLTSGGLVLLETALRDPARRAVQAAWHTAGATPVTRAPLPDDRLGTALLPLRVAGKTDGQRQVLAAAEQMVVALRSVFACDPRPDRMRLPVPIGSGRLLGGCDNLADVLARTRAECGRRHAQFVSAVREGCAGPVADVLAEPLGDGTVRGVLDRGDGVRTALGRLGDGELRYLALALVLFTGPGVLEVDPAGEVPAAMQALTVLADDVDRRLDPRQRAELLGLAARMCERGHIRLLGTTADASWAAGTDGITVVHLEP; this comes from the coding sequence ATGGCCGTGCCCTCAGCGTTCTCAGCGTGTTCCGTGCCGGTGGTGTCCGCCGATCCCGTCGTGCCGTCGCAAGGACGGGCGCGGCACGCGGAAACCTCCTCGGCGTTCCCGGAGTTCCCGGCGTCCAGTGACCACCGCTTGCTCCGCCCCCATCTCACCGAGCTGCGGCTCTCCGCCTTCGCCTCGCACCGCGGCGCGGCCTTCCCGCTGGGGCCGTTCACCCTGCTCGCCGGACCCAGCGGCAGCGGCAAGACGAGCGCGCTGCGGGCGTACGAGGCGCTGGCCCGGCTCGGCGCCGGGGCCGAGCTCGGCGAGGTCTTCACCGACCCGCGGGCCTGGGTGCCGGAGCGGGCCCGGCCCGACGCCCAGCGGCGGCGCGGCTTCCGGATCGGCTGTACGGCGGACGGTCCCGAGGGTCCGGTACGACTCGACGTCGCCGTCCAGGCCGAGCCCGACCTGCGGATCGTCGGCGAGCGGCTGACGTCCGGCGGCCTCGTCCTGCTGGAGACCGCGCTGCGCGACCCCGCACGCCGTGCCGTGCAGGCCGCCTGGCACACCGCCGGTGCCACGCCGGTGACCCGGGCCCCGCTGCCCGACGACCGGCTCGGCACCGCGCTGCTCCCGTTACGCGTCGCGGGCAAGACCGACGGGCAGCGGCAGGTGCTCGCCGCCGCCGAGCAGATGGTGGTCGCCCTGCGGTCGGTGTTCGCCTGCGATCCGCGCCCCGACCGGATGCGGCTGCCCGTCCCGATCGGCTCCGGGCGGCTCCTCGGAGGCTGCGACAACCTCGCCGACGTGCTGGCACGCACCCGCGCGGAGTGCGGTCGGCGGCATGCGCAGTTCGTCTCGGCCGTACGTGAGGGCTGCGCGGGGCCGGTGGCGGACGTGCTGGCCGAGCCGCTCGGTGACGGCACGGTGCGGGGGGTGCTCGACCGCGGCGACGGTGTGCGTACGGCGCTCGGGCGACTGGGCGACGGGGAGTTGAGGTATCTCGCCCTCGCCCTGGTGCTGTTCACCGGGCCCGGGGTGCTGGAGGTCGACCCCGCCGGTGAGGTGCCCGCGGCGATGCAGGCACTGACGGTCCTCGCCGACGACGTCGACCGGCGACTGGACCCGCGGCAACGGGCCGAACTGCTGGGGCTGGCGGCCCGGATGTGCGAACGGGGTCACATCCGGTTGCTGGGGACGACGGCCGACGCGAGCTGGGCCGCGGGGACGGACGGGATCACGGTGGTACACCTGGAGCCGTGA
- a CDS encoding nucleotide pyrophosphohydrolase, producing the protein MTEHLDVAGLQRRLAEFAAARNWQPYHTPKNLVAALSVEASELVEIFQWLTPEESARVMDDAGTAHRVTDEVADVLAYLLQLCEVLGIDPLAALDAKIDRNERRFPAP; encoded by the coding sequence GTGACAGAGCATCTCGATGTGGCGGGGTTGCAGCGCAGGTTGGCCGAGTTCGCGGCCGCGCGGAACTGGCAGCCGTACCACACCCCCAAGAACCTCGTCGCCGCGCTCAGCGTGGAGGCTTCCGAACTGGTGGAGATCTTCCAGTGGTTGACGCCGGAGGAGTCCGCGCGGGTCATGGACGACGCCGGCACCGCGCACCGGGTCACGGACGAGGTCGCCGACGTTCTCGCGTATCTGCTGCAACTGTGCGAGGTGCTGGGGATCGATCCGCTGGCGGCGCTGGACGCGAAGATCGACCGGAACGAGCGGAGGTTTCCGGCGCCGTGA
- a CDS encoding DUF6099 family protein — protein sequence MDAVRLIVTSRRALAGSGDAPQILTEVWQAQALAQAIGSRLAVFGPPRLRGEALGLTELAGRGCGVLDRPDLETADLRAAQLTELGDARQALVYLGGLLGEVGIALVGLACAADDEGTYWQCMEAIDAADESRDRVRDMLRKLAEGDQVIPEREAG from the coding sequence ATGGACGCGGTGCGGCTCATCGTGACGAGCAGGCGTGCCCTCGCGGGGAGCGGAGACGCGCCGCAGATCCTGACGGAGGTCTGGCAGGCGCAGGCTCTGGCGCAGGCGATAGGAAGCAGACTCGCGGTCTTCGGACCGCCCCGACTGAGGGGCGAGGCCCTCGGGTTGACGGAGCTGGCGGGCCGGGGCTGCGGGGTCCTGGACCGCCCCGACCTCGAGACCGCCGACCTCCGTGCCGCCCAGCTCACCGAACTGGGCGACGCCCGCCAGGCCCTCGTCTACCTCGGCGGCCTCCTCGGCGAGGTGGGGATAGCCCTGGTGGGCCTCGCCTGCGCGGCGGACGACGAGGGCACGTACTGGCAGTGCATGGAGGCGATCGACGCGGCCGACGAATCCCGGGACCGCGTCCGCGACATGCTGCGCAAGCTGGCGGAGGGAGATCAGGTGATACCGGAACGGGAGGCGGGGTGA
- a CDS encoding LLM class F420-dependent oxidoreductase, whose product MDLRIFTEPQQGATYDTLLTVAKATEDLGFDAFFRSDHYLKMGSVDGLPGPTDAWITLAGLARETKRIRLGTLMTAGTFRLPGVLAIQVAQVDQMSGGRVELGLGAGWFEEEHQAYGIPFPKEKFGRLEEQLAIVTGLWETKLGDTFDFHGTYYDLTDSPALPKPAQEKIPVLVGGHGPTRTPRLAAKYADEFNMPFASVEDSERQFGRVRAAAEEAGRGADALVCSNALVVCVGKDDQEVARRAAAIGREVPELKANGLAGSPAEVVDKIGRYQEIGSRRLYLQLLDLDDLEHLELIASQVQSQLG is encoded by the coding sequence ATGGATCTTCGCATCTTCACCGAGCCCCAGCAGGGCGCGACCTACGACACCCTTCTCACCGTCGCCAAGGCCACCGAGGATCTTGGCTTCGACGCGTTTTTTCGCAGCGACCACTATCTGAAGATGGGGTCCGTCGACGGCCTCCCCGGCCCCACCGACGCCTGGATCACCCTCGCCGGACTCGCTCGTGAGACCAAGCGCATCCGCCTCGGCACCCTGATGACCGCCGGCACCTTCCGGCTGCCCGGTGTGCTCGCCATCCAGGTCGCGCAGGTCGACCAGATGTCCGGTGGCCGCGTCGAACTCGGCCTCGGCGCGGGCTGGTTCGAGGAGGAGCACCAGGCGTACGGCATCCCGTTCCCGAAGGAGAAGTTCGGCCGCCTGGAGGAGCAGCTGGCCATCGTCACCGGCCTGTGGGAGACCAAGCTCGGCGACACCTTCGACTTCCACGGCACGTACTACGACCTGACCGACTCGCCCGCCCTCCCCAAGCCCGCCCAGGAGAAGATCCCGGTCCTCGTCGGCGGCCACGGCCCGACCCGTACCCCGAGGCTGGCCGCGAAGTACGCCGACGAGTTCAACATGCCGTTCGCCTCCGTCGAGGACAGTGAGCGCCAGTTCGGCCGGGTCCGCGCCGCCGCCGAGGAGGCCGGCCGCGGGGCCGACGCCCTCGTCTGTTCCAACGCCCTCGTCGTCTGCGTCGGCAAGGACGACCAGGAGGTCGCCCGCCGCGCCGCCGCGATCGGCCGCGAGGTGCCGGAGCTGAAGGCCAACGGCCTGGCGGGCTCCCCGGCCGAGGTCGTCGACAAGATCGGCCGGTACCAGGAGATCGGCTCGCGGCGTCTGTACCTCCAGCTCCTCGACCTGGACGACCTGGAGCACCTGGAGCTCATCGCCTCTCAGGTGCAGTCGCAGCTGGGTTGA
- a CDS encoding SAM-dependent methyltransferase yields the protein MTDTGSGADRLDTSKPHSARMYDYFLGGKDNYPVDVAAAEQVTTLFPAVSAMARTNRAFMHRASRLLAERGVRQFLDIGTGIPTRPNLHQIVQGIAPEARVVYADNDPIVLRHAEALLHSTPEGRTAYVQGDVREPGKIIAAARETLDFTQPIALSLVALLHLVGDEDTPGLILRRLLRPLPPGSYVTLSHATGDFDPETWERVVEVYRKGGTAAQVRSRAEFSAFFTGLELLDPGVVLAAEWHPELGERVGGTEIPLYVGIGRKP from the coding sequence GTGACAGACACCGGATCGGGCGCGGACCGCTTGGACACGAGCAAGCCCCACTCGGCCCGTATGTACGACTACTTCCTCGGCGGCAAGGACAACTACCCCGTCGACGTGGCCGCCGCCGAGCAGGTGACGACCCTCTTCCCCGCGGTGAGCGCGATGGCTCGGACCAACCGCGCCTTCATGCACCGCGCGTCCCGGCTGCTGGCCGAGCGGGGTGTCCGTCAGTTCCTCGACATCGGCACCGGGATCCCGACCCGGCCGAACCTCCACCAGATCGTGCAGGGGATCGCCCCCGAGGCCCGGGTGGTGTACGCGGACAACGACCCGATCGTCCTGCGGCACGCGGAGGCGCTGCTGCACAGCACGCCGGAGGGGCGGACGGCGTACGTCCAGGGCGACGTACGGGAGCCGGGGAAGATCATCGCGGCGGCACGGGAGACGCTGGACTTCACCCAGCCGATCGCGCTGTCGCTGGTGGCGCTGCTGCACCTGGTGGGGGACGAGGACACACCGGGCCTGATCCTGCGCCGGCTGCTGCGGCCGCTGCCGCCCGGCAGTTACGTCACGCTCTCCCACGCGACCGGCGACTTCGATCCGGAGACCTGGGAGCGGGTGGTGGAGGTGTACCGCAAGGGCGGCACCGCGGCCCAGGTGCGCTCCCGCGCCGAGTTCTCCGCATTCTTCACGGGCCTCGAACTCCTCGACCCCGGCGTGGTGTTGGCCGCCGAGTGGCACCCCGAGCTCGGGGAACGGGTGGGCGGTACGGAGATTCCGCTGTACGTGGGGATCGGCCGCAAGCCGTGA
- a CDS encoding 3' terminal RNA ribose 2'-O-methyltransferase Hen1 has protein sequence MFLSITTTGTPDRPATDLGYLLHKHPEKAQAFSTSYGKAHVLYPEARPERCTAALMLEVDAVALVRKGKGKGRGGAPDAALAQYVNDRPYAASSLLAVALSGVFSSAMRGVCTARPERATQPLPLRIEVPALPARGGPALVRRLFEPLGWTVVVEPVALDPQFPEWGDSRYVRLELESATLTLAEALRHLYVLLPVLDDAKHYWVSDDEVDKLLRAGEGWLPEHPEQKLITSRYLSRRWSLTRQAMERLELVRLAESDDSEVEEIDNAVEAETEEEARPTPLAVQRRDAIIAALQASGAARVLDLGCGQGQLVQALLKDVRFTEIVGVDVSMRALTIASRRLKLDRMGERQASRVKLVQGSLAYTDKRLAGYDAAVLSEVIEHLDLPRLPALEYAVFGAARPRTVLVTTPNVEYNVRWESLPAGHVRHGDHRFEWTREEFRAWAGAVAERHGYDVEFVPVGPDDPEVGPPTQMAVFVIRTEKEAKAA, from the coding sequence GTGTTCCTTTCGATCACCACCACCGGCACCCCGGACCGCCCCGCCACCGACCTCGGCTACCTGCTCCACAAGCATCCCGAGAAGGCGCAGGCGTTCTCCACCTCGTACGGCAAGGCGCACGTCCTCTACCCCGAGGCGCGGCCCGAGCGGTGCACTGCGGCGCTGATGCTGGAGGTCGATGCCGTGGCGCTGGTGCGCAAGGGGAAGGGCAAGGGGCGCGGCGGGGCTCCCGACGCGGCGCTCGCGCAGTACGTCAACGACCGTCCGTACGCGGCCTCTTCGCTGCTCGCCGTGGCCCTCAGCGGTGTCTTCTCCAGCGCCATGCGCGGTGTGTGCACCGCCCGCCCCGAGCGGGCCACGCAGCCGCTGCCGCTGCGCATCGAGGTGCCCGCGCTGCCGGCCAGGGGCGGCCCCGCACTCGTACGACGGCTCTTCGAGCCGCTGGGGTGGACGGTCGTCGTCGAACCCGTCGCGCTGGACCCGCAGTTCCCCGAGTGGGGCGACTCGCGCTACGTCCGCCTCGAACTGGAGTCCGCCACGCTGACCCTCGCCGAGGCGCTGCGGCACCTGTACGTCCTGCTCCCGGTCCTCGACGACGCCAAGCACTACTGGGTCTCCGACGACGAGGTCGACAAGCTGCTGCGCGCCGGTGAGGGCTGGCTGCCCGAGCACCCGGAGCAGAAGCTCATCACCAGCCGCTACCTCTCGCGGCGTTGGTCGCTGACCCGGCAGGCCATGGAGCGACTGGAGCTGGTGCGCCTCGCCGAGTCCGACGACAGCGAGGTCGAGGAGATCGACAACGCCGTCGAGGCCGAGACCGAGGAGGAGGCGAGGCCGACACCGCTCGCCGTGCAGCGGCGGGACGCGATCATCGCCGCGCTCCAGGCGTCCGGTGCCGCGCGCGTGCTCGATCTCGGGTGCGGACAGGGGCAGTTGGTGCAGGCGCTGCTCAAGGACGTGCGGTTCACCGAGATCGTGGGCGTCGACGTGTCGATGCGCGCGCTCACCATCGCCTCCCGGCGGCTGAAGCTGGACCGCATGGGGGAGCGGCAGGCCTCGCGCGTCAAGCTCGTCCAGGGTTCGCTGGCCTACACCGACAAGCGTCTGGCGGGCTACGACGCCGCCGTGCTCAGCGAGGTCATCGAGCACCTCGACCTGCCGCGGCTGCCCGCCCTGGAGTACGCGGTGTTCGGCGCCGCGCGCCCGAGGACCGTCCTCGTGACGACTCCCAACGTCGAGTACAACGTCCGCTGGGAGTCCCTCCCGGCCGGCCACGTCCGGCACGGCGACCACCGCTTCGAGTGGACGCGGGAGGAGTTCCGCGCCTGGGCGGGGGCGGTGGCCGAACGGCACGGGTACGACGTGGAGTTCGTACCGGTCGGACCGGACGACCCCGAGGTGGGTCCGCCCACGCAGATGGCAGTGTTCGTGATCAGGACCGAGAAGGAGGCGAAGGCGGCATGA
- a CDS encoding polynucleotide kinase-phosphatase: MSTENQTKGRVLSVTDLSLVVLVGASGSGKSTFARRHFKPTEVLSSDFCRGLVSDDENDQSATKDAFDVLHYIAGKRLAAGRRTVVDATSVQSDARKQLIDLARKHDVLPIAIVLDVPEEVCAERNTGRTDRADMPVRVIKRHIRELRRSLRHLEREGFRKVHVLRGVEEVENATVVTEKRFNDLTHLTGPFDIVGDIHGCASELESLLGKLGYADGVHPEGRTAVFVGDLVDRGPDSPGVLRRVMSMVKSGNALCVPGNHENKYGRYLKGRNVQHTHGLAETIEQMETESDEFRAEVREFIDGLVSHYVLDGGRLVVCHAGLPEKYHGRTSGRVRSHALYGDTTGETDEFGLPVRYPWAEDYRGRAAVVYGHTPVPEASWLNNTICLDTGAVFGGKLTALRWPERELVDVPAERVWYEPTKPLKSEAPGGQDGRPLDLADVQGRRVVETRHQGRVAIREENAAAALEVMSRFAVDPRLLPYLPPTMAPTATSHIDGYLEHPAEAFRQYAEDGVPRVVCEEKHMGSRAVALVCRDAEAARKRFGVDGPTGSLYTRTGRPFFDDGSVTEEILGRVRAAVDEAGLWAELDTDWLLLDAELMPWSLKASGLLRSQYAAVGAASGAVFPGVVAALEGAAARGVEVGELLDRQRARASDAAAFTEAYRRYCWTTDGLDGVRLAPFQILAVQGRSLTGLPHDEQLALLDRLVEHDGTGLLQTTRRLYVDTADPESVRAGVDWWLEMTGRGGEGMVVKPLGAVVRSGEGRLVQPGIKCRGREYLRIIYGPEYTRPENLARLRGRFLNHKRSLAIREYALGLEALDRLAEGEPLWRVHEAVFGVLALESEPVDPRL, translated from the coding sequence ATGAGCACCGAGAACCAGACCAAGGGGCGCGTGCTGTCCGTCACCGACCTCTCCCTCGTCGTCCTCGTCGGCGCCTCCGGCTCCGGCAAGTCCACCTTCGCCCGCAGGCACTTCAAGCCCACCGAGGTGCTCTCCTCGGACTTCTGCCGCGGCCTGGTCTCCGACGACGAGAACGACCAGAGCGCGACGAAGGACGCCTTCGACGTGCTCCACTACATCGCCGGCAAGCGGCTCGCCGCCGGCCGGCGCACCGTCGTGGACGCCACCAGCGTGCAGTCGGACGCCCGCAAGCAGCTGATCGACCTGGCCAGGAAGCACGACGTGCTGCCCATCGCGATCGTGCTGGACGTGCCGGAGGAGGTCTGCGCCGAGCGCAACACGGGCCGTACCGACCGCGCCGACATGCCGGTCCGGGTCATCAAGCGGCACATCCGCGAACTCCGCCGCTCCCTGCGGCACTTGGAGCGCGAGGGCTTCCGCAAGGTGCACGTCCTGCGGGGCGTCGAGGAGGTCGAGAACGCCACCGTCGTCACCGAGAAGCGGTTCAACGACCTCACCCACCTCACCGGCCCCTTCGACATCGTCGGCGACATCCACGGCTGCGCGAGCGAACTGGAGTCTCTGCTCGGCAAGTTGGGCTATGCCGACGGCGTCCACCCGGAGGGCCGTACCGCGGTCTTCGTCGGCGACCTCGTCGACCGCGGCCCGGACAGCCCCGGTGTGCTGCGCCGCGTGATGTCGATGGTGAAGTCGGGCAACGCCCTGTGCGTGCCGGGCAACCACGAGAACAAGTACGGCCGTTACCTCAAGGGCCGCAACGTCCAGCACACCCACGGACTCGCCGAGACGATCGAGCAGATGGAGACCGAGTCGGACGAGTTCCGTGCCGAGGTACGGGAGTTCATCGACGGGCTCGTCAGCCACTACGTCCTCGACGGCGGCCGGCTTGTGGTCTGTCACGCCGGTCTGCCGGAGAAGTACCACGGCCGTACCTCGGGGCGGGTGCGTTCGCATGCGCTGTACGGCGACACCACCGGCGAGACCGACGAGTTCGGGCTGCCGGTGCGCTACCCGTGGGCGGAGGACTACCGAGGCCGGGCGGCCGTTGTTTACGGTCACACCCCGGTTCCGGAGGCCAGTTGGCTCAACAACACCATCTGCCTGGACACCGGTGCCGTCTTCGGCGGCAAGCTCACGGCGCTGCGCTGGCCGGAGCGCGAGCTGGTCGACGTACCGGCGGAGCGGGTCTGGTACGAGCCGACCAAGCCGCTGAAGTCGGAGGCGCCGGGCGGTCAGGACGGGCGGCCGCTGGACCTCGCGGACGTGCAGGGGCGACGGGTCGTCGAGACCCGGCACCAGGGCCGCGTCGCCATCCGGGAGGAGAACGCGGCGGCGGCGCTGGAGGTCATGAGCCGGTTCGCGGTGGACCCGCGGCTGCTGCCGTACCTCCCGCCGACCATGGCGCCGACGGCGACCAGCCACATCGACGGTTACCTGGAGCACCCGGCCGAGGCGTTCAGGCAGTACGCCGAGGACGGGGTCCCGCGAGTCGTGTGCGAGGAGAAGCACATGGGTTCGCGGGCGGTGGCGCTGGTGTGCCGGGACGCGGAGGCGGCGCGCAAGCGCTTCGGTGTCGACGGGCCGACCGGTTCGCTCTACACCCGCACCGGCCGACCGTTCTTCGACGACGGGTCGGTGACCGAGGAGATCCTCGGGCGGGTGCGCGCGGCGGTCGACGAGGCCGGGCTGTGGGCCGAACTCGACACCGACTGGCTGCTGTTGGACGCCGAGCTGATGCCGTGGTCACTGAAGGCGTCGGGGTTGCTGCGCTCGCAGTACGCCGCTGTCGGCGCCGCGTCCGGGGCGGTGTTCCCGGGTGTGGTCGCCGCTCTTGAAGGCGCCGCGGCGCGCGGCGTCGAGGTCGGTGAGCTGCTGGACCGGCAGCGCGCGAGGGCCTCGGACGCGGCCGCGTTCACGGAGGCGTACCGCCGCTACTGCTGGACCACGGACGGCCTGGACGGCGTCCGCCTGGCACCGTTCCAGATCCTGGCGGTCCAGGGCCGCAGCCTCACCGGCCTCCCGCACGACGAGCAACTGGCCCTCCTCGACCGGCTGGTGGAGCACGACGGCACCGGTCTGCTCCAGACCACCCGACGCCTGTACGTCGACACGGCCGACCCCGAGTCGGTCCGGGCGGGCGTCGACTGGTGGCTGGAGATGACCGGTCGCGGCGGCGAGGGCATGGTCGTCAAGCCGCTGGGCGCGGTCGTGCGCAGCGGCGAGGGGCGGCTGGTGCAGCCCGGCATCAAGTGCCGGGGCCGGGAGTACCTGCGGATCATCTACGGTCCGGAGTACACCCGGCCGGAGAACCTCGCCCGCCTGCGCGGACGCTTCCTGAACCACAAGCGCTCGCTCGCGATCCGCGAGTACGCGCTCGGTCTGGAGGCGCTGGACCGGCTGGCCGAGGGCGAGCCGCTGTGGCGGGTGCACGAGGCGGTGTTCGGGGTGCTGGCCCTGGAGTCGGAGCCGGTGGACCCGCGGCTGTGA
- a CDS encoding NAD(+)/NADH kinase, producing the protein MSLAPRVVLVHRTTEYEELVAHHGTHGQAAFFLSSRGRDIEELADRHRRTRAALAEVTAAIPLTWRQSRVERRDLDRFLFAPEDVVVVVGQDGLVANVAKYLAGQPVLGVDSDPGRNPGVLVRHRPSEVARLLAVADREVDELTMVEAVADDTQRLLALNEIYLGAAGHQTARYRLGLDDDGGAVEAQASSGVLVGTGTGATGWLRSVWRERGAQLRLPGPAEERLLWFVREAWPSPATGTSLVAGELTAAARLRLTVESERLIAFGDGMEGDALELTWGQSVRVGVCRERLRLVG; encoded by the coding sequence GTGAGCCTCGCCCCGAGGGTCGTCCTGGTCCACCGCACCACGGAGTACGAGGAGTTGGTGGCCCACCACGGCACCCACGGCCAAGCCGCGTTCTTCCTCTCCTCCCGCGGGCGGGACATCGAGGAACTGGCGGACCGTCACCGCCGTACCCGCGCCGCGCTGGCGGAGGTGACGGCGGCGATCCCGCTGACCTGGCGGCAGAGCCGGGTGGAGCGGCGGGACCTGGACCGCTTCCTGTTCGCGCCGGAGGACGTGGTGGTCGTGGTCGGCCAGGACGGCCTGGTCGCGAACGTTGCCAAGTACCTCGCCGGGCAACCCGTGTTGGGCGTGGACAGCGATCCCGGCCGCAACCCCGGTGTGCTGGTACGGCACCGGCCCTCGGAGGTCGCGCGGCTGCTGGCGGTCGCGGACCGTGAGGTCGACGAGCTGACGATGGTGGAGGCCGTGGCCGATGACACCCAGCGGCTGCTCGCCCTCAACGAGATCTATCTGGGCGCCGCCGGTCACCAGACCGCCCGCTACCGCCTGGGCCTCGACGACGACGGGGGTGCCGTCGAGGCCCAGGCCTCCTCCGGGGTGCTGGTGGGCACGGGGACGGGCGCGACCGGCTGGCTGCGGTCGGTGTGGCGGGAGCGGGGCGCGCAGCTGCGGCTCCCGGGCCCCGCCGAGGAACGTCTGCTGTGGTTCGTGCGCGAGGCATGGCCCTCGCCCGCCACCGGTACGTCCCTGGTGGCGGGCGAGTTGACGGCCGCCGCCCGGCTCCGCCTCACGGTCGAGTCCGAGCGGCTGATCGCGTTCGGGGACGGCATGGAGGGCGACGCGCTGGAACTGACGTGGGGGCAGTCGGTACGGGTGGGGGTGTGCCGGGAGCGGCTGCGGCTGGTGGGGTGA
- a CDS encoding SPFH domain-containing protein has protein sequence MADITRRLGWRHLRGAPTAHIRHHRGGKLLHDGPGLSFWFRALTAALSEVPVDDRELAMTFHARTSDFQDVTVQSTVTYRISDPALAAARLDFSVDPDTGAWRGTPLEQLGTLLTETAQQHALDVLARTSLSAALVDGVTAVRERVAAGLAAEPRLPATGIEVVAVRVVALRPEPEVERALRTPAREQIQQEADRATYERRAVAVERERTIAENELASQIELARREEQLVDQRGTNARREAEEHAAADAVRAGAEAARSVKLAEAEAARSVKLAEAEAARSVKLAEAEAARSVKLGEAEAARSLKLAEAEAARSVQLARAEAEGVREVGAARAQAQEAWLRVHADVDVATLHALTGTRLAENLPHIDSVTISPDVLTGLLARLGTPRDPA, from the coding sequence GTGGCCGACATCACCCGGCGCCTGGGCTGGCGCCATCTCCGTGGCGCGCCGACCGCGCACATCCGGCACCACCGCGGCGGAAAGCTGCTGCACGACGGGCCCGGGCTGAGCTTCTGGTTCCGTGCGCTGACCGCGGCCCTCTCCGAAGTGCCGGTCGACGACCGGGAGTTGGCGATGACCTTCCATGCCCGTACGTCCGACTTCCAGGACGTGACGGTGCAGTCGACGGTCACCTACCGGATCAGCGACCCGGCCCTCGCCGCCGCCCGCCTCGACTTCTCGGTCGACCCCGACACGGGCGCCTGGCGCGGCACACCGCTGGAACAGCTCGGCACCCTGCTCACCGAGACCGCCCAGCAGCACGCCCTTGACGTCCTCGCCCGTACGTCGTTGTCGGCGGCGCTGGTGGACGGGGTGACGGCGGTACGGGAGCGGGTCGCGGCGGGCCTGGCGGCGGAACCGCGGCTGCCGGCCACGGGCATCGAGGTGGTCGCGGTCCGGGTCGTGGCCCTGCGTCCGGAGCCGGAGGTGGAGCGGGCCCTGCGCACCCCGGCCCGGGAGCAGATCCAGCAGGAGGCCGACCGGGCGACCTACGAACGGCGGGCGGTGGCGGTCGAGCGGGAGCGCACGATCGCCGAGAACGAACTGGCCAGTCAGATCGAACTCGCCCGGCGCGAGGAGCAGTTGGTCGATCAACGCGGCACGAACGCCCGCCGCGAGGCCGAGGAACACGCGGCGGCGGACGCGGTACGGGCCGGGGCGGAAGCGGCCCGGTCGGTGAAGCTGGCGGAGGCCGAGGCGGCACGGTCCGTGAAGCTCGCGGAGGCCGAGGCGGCACGGTCCGTGAAGCTCGCGGAGGCGGAGGCCGCGCGGTCGGTGAAGCTGGGCGAGGCGGAGGCGGCCCGGTCGCTGAAGCTCGCGGAGGCCGAGGCGGCGCGGTCCGTGCAGTTGGCTCGCGCCGAGGCCGAGGGGGTGCGTGAGGTGGGTGCGGCGCGGGCCCAGGCGCAGGAGGCGTGGCTGCGGGTGCACGCCGACGTCGACGTGGCGACCCTGCACGCCCTCACCGGCACCCGGCTCGCGGAGAACCTGCCGCACATCGACAGCGTCACCATCTCGCCGGACGTCCTGACCGGCCTGCTCGCCCGGCTCGGCACCCCGCGGGACCCGGCGTGA